The following proteins come from a genomic window of Sphaerisporangium rubeum:
- a CDS encoding SIS domain-containing protein, giving the protein MKPDLYLADLEAKPAALDALAASLETGDPFGELGDGVRRVVFLGMGSSRYAARVAALRLRSAGLDAVAEYASATAGYPPGRDTLVVAISATGGSRETLDALARHTGASQVLALTNTPGSPVTRHAGLVVDMAAGEERGGVACRTFQHTLALLLALESRLTGVKADVPGLLRRTALATADLLDRRAEWLPEALRLLDGPHGVYTLAPVERLSSAEQSALMVREGPRRPATACETGDWSHVDVYLAKTLDYRAVLFPGSRYDEQAMEWLRLRGSTVLAVGADVPGAHAIRYRGDDDPGVALLTETLVTELVAAHWWTAQGS; this is encoded by the coding sequence ACCTGTACCTGGCCGATCTGGAGGCCAAACCCGCCGCGCTCGATGCGCTGGCCGCCTCGCTGGAGACGGGTGACCCGTTCGGCGAGCTCGGGGACGGCGTGCGGCGCGTGGTGTTCCTCGGCATGGGAAGCTCACGGTACGCGGCACGGGTCGCGGCGCTGCGGCTGCGGTCCGCCGGTCTGGACGCGGTGGCCGAGTACGCCTCCGCCACGGCCGGGTACCCGCCGGGCCGCGACACCCTCGTGGTGGCGATCTCGGCCACCGGCGGCAGCCGCGAGACGCTGGACGCGCTGGCCAGGCACACCGGCGCGTCCCAGGTGCTCGCGCTGACCAACACGCCGGGCTCACCGGTCACGCGGCACGCGGGGCTGGTGGTGGACATGGCCGCGGGAGAGGAACGCGGCGGGGTCGCCTGCCGCACCTTCCAGCACACGCTCGCGCTGCTGCTGGCCCTGGAGAGCCGGCTCACCGGAGTGAAGGCCGACGTACCGGGCCTGCTGCGGCGGACGGCGCTGGCCACGGCCGACCTGCTGGACCGGCGCGCGGAGTGGCTGCCTGAGGCGCTCCGCCTGCTCGACGGCCCGCACGGCGTGTACACCCTCGCGCCGGTGGAGCGCCTGTCGTCGGCCGAGCAGTCGGCGCTGATGGTGCGTGAGGGCCCCCGCCGGCCGGCCACGGCGTGCGAGACCGGCGACTGGTCACACGTGGACGTGTACCTGGCCAAGACGCTCGACTACCGTGCCGTGCTGTTCCCCGGCTCGCGCTACGACGAGCAGGCCATGGAGTGGCTGCGGCTGCGCGGCTCCACCGTGCTGGCGGTCGGCGCCGACGTGCCGGGAGCCCACGCGATCAGGTACCGCGGCGACGACGACCCCGGTGTCGCGCTGCTCACCGAGACCCTGGTGACCGAGCTGGTCGCGGCCCACTGGTGGACGGCGCAGGGGTCCTGA
- a CDS encoding GTP-binding protein codes for MDFAGSSRGPALTSTKIVVAGGFGVGKTTFVGAVSEILPLTTEAVMTDASAGIDDLGLTPHKTTTTVAMDFGRLSLDQDLILYLFGTPGQHRFWFMWDDLVRGAIGAVVLVDTRRLADCFPAIDYFEEAGLPFVVAVNGWDGHFPHVEMEVREALTLAPHIPIVRTDARARDAVKSTLIALVEYVLTLRAAYGRA; via the coding sequence GTGGACTTCGCAGGCTCTAGCCGCGGCCCGGCGCTGACGTCGACCAAGATCGTCGTCGCCGGTGGCTTCGGCGTCGGCAAGACCACGTTCGTCGGCGCGGTGTCGGAGATCCTTCCCCTCACCACCGAGGCGGTCATGACCGACGCGAGCGCCGGCATCGACGACCTCGGTCTCACCCCCCACAAGACGACGACCACCGTGGCCATGGACTTCGGCCGGTTGTCGCTGGACCAGGATCTCATCCTGTACTTGTTCGGCACCCCGGGCCAGCACCGGTTCTGGTTCATGTGGGACGACCTGGTGCGCGGCGCGATCGGCGCGGTGGTGCTGGTGGACACGCGGCGGCTGGCCGACTGCTTCCCCGCCATCGACTACTTCGAGGAGGCGGGCCTGCCGTTCGTCGTGGCCGTCAACGGCTGGGACGGCCACTTCCCGCACGTCGAGATGGAGGTGCGCGAGGCGCTCACGCTCGCGCCGCACATCCCGATCGTGCGCACCGACGCGCGTGCCAGGGACGCCGTGAAGTCGACGCTGATCGCGCTGGTGGAGTACGTGCTGACCCTCCGCGCGGCGTACGGCCGCGCCTGA
- a CDS encoding DUF742 domain-containing protein, translating into MLGGDGTEDEPLFRPYAVTGGRAEPDYHLAMETLVSSAPIMSDDLSLLTPEQEAIIVLCHSVHSVAEISALLRVPLGVARVLVADLADEGLVRLHLPRLDQGQPDLNLLERVLSGLRRL; encoded by the coding sequence ATGCTGGGGGGTGACGGGACCGAGGACGAGCCGCTCTTCCGTCCCTACGCCGTCACCGGGGGCCGTGCCGAGCCTGATTACCATCTCGCGATGGAGACACTTGTCTCATCGGCCCCGATAATGAGCGATGATTTGTCCTTGCTCACCCCGGAGCAAGAGGCGATCATCGTGCTCTGCCACTCCGTCCATTCGGTCGCGGAGATCTCCGCACTGCTGCGGGTTCCGCTCGGAGTGGCCCGCGTGCTGGTCGCCGACCTGGCCGACGAAGGTCTGGTACGTCTGCACCTGCCCCGGCTCGACCAAGGACAGCCTGACCTCAACCTGCTCGAAAGGGTTCTCAGTGGACTTCGCAGGCTCTAG
- a CDS encoding roadblock/LC7 domain-containing protein — MIDLSHEARRFDWLITEFVGGTPGVAHAVVVSADGLRLANSEGFPPDRADQLAAVAAGLLSLTVGASRVFDGGGVTQTVVEMQRGIMLVMAISDGSCLAVLASPDCDMGLVAYQMTMLVERVGQVLTPALRAELQTSRIR, encoded by the coding sequence ATGATCGACCTGAGTCACGAGGCACGCAGGTTCGACTGGCTGATCACGGAGTTCGTCGGCGGGACGCCTGGCGTGGCGCACGCCGTCGTCGTCTCGGCCGACGGACTGCGCCTCGCGAACTCCGAGGGATTCCCGCCGGACCGGGCCGACCAGCTCGCCGCGGTCGCCGCGGGCCTGCTGAGCCTCACGGTGGGTGCGTCCCGCGTCTTCGACGGCGGCGGGGTCACGCAGACGGTGGTCGAGATGCAGCGCGGCATCATGCTGGTGATGGCCATCAGCGACGGGTCGTGTCTCGCGGTCCTGGCGTCGCCTGACTGCGACATGGGCCTGGTGGCCTACCAGATGACGATGCTCGTCGAGCGGGTCGGGCAGGTTCTCACCCCCGCCTTGCGCGCCGAGTTGCAGACCTCCAGGATCCGGTGA